One Theropithecus gelada isolate Dixy chromosome 20, Tgel_1.0, whole genome shotgun sequence DNA segment encodes these proteins:
- the MC1R gene encoding melanocyte-stimulating hormone receptor — MPVQGSQRRLLGSLNSTPTATPHLGLAANQTGARCLEVSVPDGLFLSLGLVSLVENVLVVTAIAKNRNLHSPMYCFICCLALSDLLVSGSNMLETAVTLLLEAGALAARAAVVQQLDNVIDVITCSSMLSSLCFLGAIAVDRYISIFYALRYHSIVTLPRARRAVAAIWVASVLFSTLFIAYYDHAAVLLCLVIFFLAMLVLMAVLYVHMLARACQHAQGIARLHKRQRLAHQGFGLKGAATLTILLGIFFLCWGPFFLHLTLIVLCPQHPTCSCIFKNFNLFLALIICNAIIDPLIYAFRSQELRRTLKEVLLCSW, encoded by the coding sequence ATGCCTGTGCAGGGCTCCCAGAGAAGACTCCTGGGCTCCCTGAACTCCACCCCCACAGCCACCCCCCACCTGGGGCTGGCTGCCAACCAGACAGGAGCCCGGTGCCTGGAGGTGTCCGTCCCTGACGGGCTCTTCCTCAGCTTGGGGCTGGTGAGCTTGGTGGAGAATGTGCTGGTGGTGACCGCCATTGCCAAGAACCGGAACCTCCACTCACCCATGTACTGCTTCATCTGCTGCCTGGCCCTGTCAGACCTGCTGGTGAGCGGGAGCAACATGCTGGAGACGGCCGTCACCCTCCTGCTGGAGGCCGGTGCACTGGCGGCCCGGGCTGCCGTGGTGCAGCAGCTGGACAATGTCATTGACGTGATCACCTGCAGCTCCATGCTgtccagcctctgcttcctgggtgcCATTGCCGTGGACCGCTACATCTCCATCTTCTACGCACTGCGCTACCACAGCATTGTGACGTTGCCGCGGGCACGGCGAGCCGTCGCAGCCATCTGGGTGGCCAGTGTCCTCTTCAGCACGCTCTTCATTGCTTACTACGACCACGCGGCCGTCCTGCTGTGCCTTGTGATCTTCTTCCTGGCCATGCTGGTACTCATGGCTGTGCTGTACGTCCACATGCTGGCCCGggcctgccagcacgcccaggGCATTGCCCGGCTCCACAAGAGGCAGCGTCTGGCCCACCAGGGCTTTGGCCTCAAAGGCGCTGCCACCCTCACCATCCTGCTGGgtattttcttcctctgctgGGGCCCCTTCTTCCTGCATCTCACACTCATTGTCCTCTGCCCCCAGCACCCCACCTGCAGCTGCATCTTCAAGAACTTCAACCTCTTTCTCGCCCTCATCATCTGCAATGCCATCATTGACCCCCTCATCTACGCCTTCCGCAGCCAGGAGCTCCGCAGGACGCTCAAGGAGGTGCTGCTGTGCTCCTGGTGA